In Nyctibius grandis isolate bNycGra1 chromosome 8, bNycGra1.pri, whole genome shotgun sequence, a single window of DNA contains:
- the CDKN2C gene encoding cyclin-dependent kinase 4 inhibitor C: MAEPSGNELASAAAKGDLVQLTNLLQKNVNVNAQNGFGRTALQVMKLGNPEIARRLLVNGANPNLKDSTGFAVIHDVAREGFLDTLQTLLEFKADVNIEDDEGNLPLHLAAREGHVRVVEVLLARAECKVGHQNKQGATAYDLAKLYKRSAVVKLLEDSSSFPAAMN, translated from the exons ATGGCCGAGCCTTCTGGGAACGAGCTGGCGTCCGCGGCTGCCAAGGGGGACCTAGTGCAACTTACTAATTTGTTGCAAAAGAATGTAAACGTCAATGCACAAAATGGATTTGGGAGGACTGCGCTGCAG gTAATGAAACTCGGGAACCCCGAAATTGCCAGGAGGTTGCTCGTTAACGGTGCCAACCCCAACCTGAAAGACAGTACTGGCTTCGCTGTAATTCATGATGTAGCCAGAGAGGGTTTTCTGGACACTTTGCAGACTCTGCTGGAGTTTAAAGCTGATGTTAACATTGAGGATGACGAGGGCAACCTGCCCTTGCACTTGGCCGCCCGGGAGGGGCACGTGCGGGTGGTGGAGGTCCTGCTGGCGCGTGCTGAGTGCAAGGTGGGCCACCAGAACAAGCAAGGGGCCACCGCCTACGACCTGGCCAAGCTCTACAAGAGATCCGCCGTGGTGAAGCTCTTGGAGGacagcagctccttccctgcagccaTGAATTAA